Within Takifugu rubripes chromosome 20, fTakRub1.2, whole genome shotgun sequence, the genomic segment AGGAAGCTGTATTTTGCAGTTAGCGTCTGCAAAGATTTCCATCAGGTGTCTCTGTGGTCTCTGCTGCTGGCTTTGGCACTTGTGGTCGGAACTCCCAGACAGTCAGCTCCTGGTCGCTCCTGGTCGCTCCTGGTCGCAGAGCGTGATCAAGACGGCTGCTGCGTcgctgctgatgtcagcagcttcctctcaggttctcctggctGCCTGCATATCTGTGGAATTTCTCCCCTCCTTGCCATCTCCACACGGAACAGGCAGAGGCAATTGGCACCTCTGCCCACCCTACACGCCCGGGCGGACCTGCCCTGAGCAAACAGCAGCCGGGGCAGCTGAGGGAGGCTTGGTTACTGACCCACCGTCATGCTCAAATTCACTGACCAAAGATGGTGTGGGCTCCACAGAGAGGTCATGTTTGGATAAGTGCCTGAATGAGTGGGCTCACAACCAGTTTAATCTCTTCTGCAATCATCGTTCTCCTCCATTTCAGCcccttttaaaatgatcaaaggTGTCACTAAGTCTTGTCAACATTTGCAGTTGCTCCTACCAAGATCATTGCTGTGAAATTAAATGATTCAGATGAAGACAGACGGACATAAGCCCCATGTGTTATGTAGGCCATCCTTGGTGACACGTAAACTTGATGTCATAAATTAAAGAAGATTGCTTGTGACCTCTCctttacacccacacacaacaaCTGGAGCTGCGACCAGCCCATAAAAGAAACATTTACCTCtagaggagacagaggtggtCTCTATGTGGACTAAATGCTGCTTTGTTGTCTCACAGAAATATCCTGTCTGCATGTGGGACTACAGAACCACCaatggacagacagactgacagacggGATATGTTTCATACAGATATGTGCATAAAAATAACAGCCAGGATCCCCATAATGAAAGATATGATTAGCACTGATATTGCTGATATCTGCACATCCAGTTTCCCTGTCCTAAATGGATATTCAAAACAGCTTCAAAAATTTTGCCTCTGTAAAACTGGAGTCGTTTGAGTGAATAATGCAGCATGAGAAAAAGCATTTAGTGGAAAAGACCAGAAATAAAATACCAGAGCAGCCAGATTCTTTTAATTGAATATGACTCCGCTTGGCTAAGGGCGACATCAAGTGGTATTACATGCAactaactggtcatttctcgatttttttccccacttttttttttttaaaaaaagggaaatttatTGCTTAGTTTTAATAGAGAACCCCCgtgatgtttgttgttttctatTTGAGGTTTTCACGTTATTTCCTTGATTTGACGGTGTGTCGCTCGCCGTGACGTCATCAAGAGAGGCGGACCAGATACATCGGGGATCAGGAACCACTCCGCTGCACGCTACTGTCAGAGAAAGTCGGAAGAACGAAGAAATGGCGATTCACAATTATCTTTTCGCTGTTCGTTTGGCGTTTGTGGTTGCACTGGCGTTTCTCCCGGCTGATGTTTCAGCTGAGTCTACTAAGACCGTCGAATTGGACATCAGACCCGGAGGAACGGTGTACACTTTTACCGAGGGGATTGTAAGAAACTTTTATCCCAgtatttactttctttttacGATTACATTGTGTTTTAGTAGATCTAATGGGTACACCATGCAGTCAAACTAAACATCTTTACCGGCTCCCAGAGCAATGAATTTACCCGTCACTACAGAAATTGGTATTAATCAAATGTATGATTATCATTAGTATTAAAAAATGATAATCAAACGTGCAGTGTTTCAACGAAGAATACGTGAATTCGGTTACCCATGCGTTTATTTGATTGCACATATATCTTTCATGAGTGATTGGGAAAAACTACATTCCGCTGAGCAGTTATCGTCGCAGCTTGATGACGACACGGCCTGTGAGAGGCCGACACGTCGCTGCCAGGCTGCCACAACGGCGTCGCTCATTGGCTGAACATGGAGCGACCTtaactgatttttatttttaatgttgcaATTAATAGAAGATATATTCAATAATTTAGCTTTAACTCTGTGCTATTATGCTCCATTTTGTCACGTTTAAGGCAGTGTCAGACGCTTCATCTGTagtttcattttcttcctcttaaaTGACGTCGATATTCTTGTAGAATGACAAAATGACCTACATAATGATTTAAAATTACAATATTTTTTTCATCTCGTTTTCACAAGTAGACGATTGTAACCTATCTTCAATTTTTATAATGTTTCCAATGTTTTTATGAATGAACACCGTCTACCATTAAGTCTGCAGCATTAACTTTATGTTAACCTGCTGTATGTTGTTATTTCAGAAAGACTATGAATGCACATTCACTTATGCTTCACAAGGGGGGACAAATGAGGTGAGTGTTCTTTGATTGTTTCACTTGTGGTAATGATtctattatttttgttttgggtATTTCACCATCTTTGTCCAGCACATTGTTGGCTGGTTTTACCACTTCTTTGACTTTAGAAATAAAATTGGTTCAAAACCAGTGAAACCTGTCTGAACGGGTGCGACAATCTGGTTTTGCGACGATGTTCTGCTTGTATTTGTGTCATGTTGCCAAGCCAGTGAAGGCTTTTGGCAGATCCTGAAAATTTGTGCAAATTTGAATTTCTGCAAGATGTTGATAAATGTGTTCACACTGTTGTTTTAAAGTCCACACACTCTATTTGTAAATGCCAGGGACATGAACAGACGCTTTGTAGAAGCTGCAACTGCCAGAAACGGGCTTTTGCACGTCTGAGCAGAAATTCTCGAAGGTCACTTGTTCATCAAGTTCGCACGGTTGATTTTGGCCTATTTCCATATTAATATTTGGACTGTTTTTGTGCCAACAGCAATGGATGATGAGTGTGGGACTGAGTGACGACGACAGACTGTTTTCCTGCTCCGTGTggaggtgagacacacacacacgcacacacacacacagagaaacctgTTTCATCTTCAGTAGGTCGACCCCGCTGTTGGATGTGATAATTAACAGAAAGCAGGGAAACAAAACAACCATTCCTACCTCGGTGGATTAAATTTATTCACAACTTACTGACTTAACACGTTCAGACTGTATGCAAATGGTTTCACGTTGTAACgcatttgcttttcattttcaCCCAGGCCCAAGGGTAAATCGTACCTGTTCTTCACTCAGTTCAAAGCTGAACTGAAGGGAGCCAAAATTGAATATGCTAATGCTTACGTAAGTATCAAACAAACAGCCCTGTTAAATCTCTTTTGTTGGCATTGTGTTGTGTATCTGTTTGGTTCAGCAGAAAATTCCATTATAGTAACAATATGTGACAGAGTGAAGGGCACTCGGAGACCGAGAGGATTGAGCCGGTCGCCTCACGTGCATATTTTTGTAAGCAGACGGTGTCAAACATATGGTGATGAACTGCAGCGTAAAACTGCATTTTGGACGCGCTGTGGTGCTCGTTCAGCATTCCGTGGATTTAACTTGTTGGCATTTGCAGCCCGATCTTCTAATGCTGCAGTTGGAACATCAGTTTTCACACTTGAGCTTTTTCTTCTACTGAGCGCTCAGTGTAAAAGCTCAGATTCTCCGGCTTAGCAAACTGCAGTCGGGAGTTTTCTTTGTCTTGGGCTTGTGTTGCACGTGTCTACCTTCCGTCAGCGTTGAGATCAAACATTCTCTTTCCTGAGCTTTGACAGCGTCGGCACAAGTGTCAGACACAAAGCTCGTTTTTAAGGAGGGTTTCCCCCCACGCCCCCACCTTTTTGTCAAGAGCAAAGAAGCAGCTCTGATCTTATTTACTTTGACAACAAAAGGAGAACATTTGCAACCGACTTTAATGAGGCCGTGTCGTATTTTGCCGTCGTTGCGCCGACTGGATCTGGGATTAAATACGtcagaaatgtcacatttcGTGCATGACTCACAAACACAGGCGgagaaagtaagaaaaaaagaacaactttTATTTCTCCAAGAATCATCATCACCATATTTGTGCAGGTTAATGTCAGGACACTCTCCGAACTCACTTCCCCTGCGGGGGTCAGGTGTAGTGGCTGGTGAAGCAGAGCTCTCCTGGACTCGTCTTCGTTACCCCCTCCCCTCACACGAACGGTTCTGACAGACGTTAGAGCGAGCTAGTGTCCTCCCCCCGCCGTTTCCGTGCCCTGCAAGTACACATCCAGAAAATAACTCCATAAACGCCATTTCAAAAATAACCCCGCACACCTGCCACCCCCGCGCGGGATTTACTTGACCCTGTCATCGCATCCTCCCACTTTTCTTGGCCAATCTGTTGTACAAAAGAAACGCCAAAAAATAAGCGTCTACTGTTCCGCCTCGCATCCTGTTCCGCTTACTCATTATTCTCTTCCCTTATGTATACATTTCCAGTCACAGacatcagcagcaggacaggGCGACGTGCAGTTGAACCCAGAAGAATTTACCGTTGGAGAAACAACAGGTGAGAAATTGATTGCGTTCCTCGGTGTTCAATCAGCCCCTGCTTGCCTTGTCAATCCCCCTCCCCTCATTCCCTGCTGATTTCCCTTCAGAGGCATAACTGCAGCTGTGAGTGGGCTGCCATTTGTCCCCGCAGCATCATTTGTTGCTCCCGCTACTGCGGGAATCCCCATGGTGGCTTCAGCTCCGGACTTTAATTAGAGAGATTTGACAAGTCATCAGAGTTACAGTAGTTGTGATTTTCTGCAGATAAGCTGCTAAGAACAAAGGCTTTTAGACCAACAAATCCAGCAGTTTCAACAGATTTAGATAATCCCTTCTCCGTTGGACCTCTGGGAGTATTTCAGCTCACGaggtttatttacatttattttattttgaaatacatGCGCGAAATTGCAAAGCAGCGGGGGAAACTGCCACTGAGGGGATAATATTCAACAGATCCACCAGGGGGAGCTGTTCAGCCGTCAGAACGAGCATAAATCGTTAAGGTAAATAAAGATCAAGACAGGAGAAGTGTCCCAAAACGAGGGCTAATCATCTAAAGCCCCCTCTCCTGGTAGGCTTCGGTAAAAGGGGCTCCTTTTCTCCAAGCCATGttaaaattcaatttatttcttttaagtATACAGGAAGGAACCATCTACAGGAAAGAAAGATTACTACAGCTTTTTTGCTGATAGCATCTGAGTTGTCCACCCACTTTACTGCTACCAGTTGAGATTTGTGGCTGTCTACTTTGGGAGGTTataccaaacaggaagtcctcccTTTTAATACCCCTGCTTATGTTTTTGCCTTCAGTGACCCAGAAGGACGGGAAGTTCAGAGCTCAACTGGCCAAGCTGACCGTCATTGGACGGACGCAACACGACGAACTGTAAGCGGCCGAACTTGGCTTTGGCTGGTGTTTGGAGCCATCAGAGCGCCGCGGTGAGCTCTGCGTGGAACCTGCTTGTCAGCTCTGTTTAATGAAGGATGGAATGGGTGGAACTCTTCAGCAGTGACGACCAAAAATCGGGACATGGGATGATACGACATTTCTTGTCGTCACGTTAATTACTAGGTTTGTTTTCTGCAAATGTACCTGCGACTTGTTACAAaactcttgttttgttttagttttttacTAAAAGTGATCTGAAATGCAACAGCCTGCCACAAGATAAAGTGCTTCCATAGTTTTTCCTGAGGCTTTCCAGAGAGTAAATCTGTTCTGATCCACTCGGGATGTATAGCGATGTATAGAGGATTGTAGCCAGCATGTGAAATATAGATAACACTTTGCTTTGGAAGGGACTTATCCATCATGTGTAATCCTGAGACCAAAGTGAGTAATCCCCAGCGCTATCATCACCCGCTCATTCTTTTCCGGATGAGTAAGCACACATTTCATCCACCAAAAACAGATTGGTTCTGCTCGCGATGCGTTCTGATAGTGGTCTTGGCCAGAAGGTAAACTTGTAATAGAGCGGATAGTAGCCTCTTATCACAGCAACGTTGATAAAGTGATCGCGTCACGTTTCTTTCTGGTGTCAGTCTGAGTTCGCCATGAATGTGGGTTTGAATGTGTGTTTACGTGGAGGTTCTCCGGCACCTTCCCGACAACTTTCCCCTTTATCTCCGGGTGCCActgcctcctctcccttcaTCTTCCCAACATCGATGGAGACAGTTCGTGGAATTGATTTCGGATTTTAATTCCGAACCGGGATTAAGCGCCGAGACCTTCTCTGGTCTGGATTCAGCTTCTGTCCggaggtgatttttttttggtgagagctggagagagagagagaagtgtcTCTGGGGTCGCGGCGTCCCCAGCCTGACCCAGAATAGAAGAAAATCCCAACGTTACTAAAGTCAGACTTGTTTTATATTGTTTTGATTCAGCGACCGTTCCAATAAAGACACTTCTGGAGAAGGATGTTTTTGGTCTTCTTGCGTCAGCCGCGATCCGACTGAAGCTCCCGCAGCATCATTAAAGGGTAAACGTGAAATGGGGGGAGGCATCAAATAATCCCAGCGGTGTCACCGTTCGGTCACAGCCGACGCCGCGGGCTTCAAAAGCCCGGCCGACATCTGTCAAGCAAACTAAAGGCGGAATTCAATGTATGCTTAATGTAAacgtgcagcagcagaggtttaTTCCCAACCTAAAAAGGAAGGTTCTGCAGTTTTATACTGAATTAATTCCCACCCAAAAAAAAGTGATTCGGGAAGCAATTAGCGTATATTGTCCTCGGATAAACGTTTTCACCAGATAAAGAGCTTccattgtttctttttaatttctaGGGGGGAGAGGCTTTGCGGGGAGGATCTGCTAAATCCACAGGCGCATATGAGAACGTATAGAGCGATGATCTTTGTGGGCTTATGGAGTCAGGAGAGATTTATTCATCCCCCGTTAAGCACAACCGGCAATCAAGAACGCACTCAAACTGGCGGGAGTTCATTCCGAATCACTGAGGCACATCTGCAAATAAGGAATGTGTTCAGAGCCAAAACACTTGAAGCTCTTGGTAATCAAGGAATCTGGTGACTTCAGATCCTGGTGAGGGAGAACGTCGTCTCCTCTGGAGCTGGCCGgtctgtggaggaagagctggcttTGTGCTGCCATCCATGATTTTAATGCTTTCCCTACTGGTCACCATCTGGTACCAGATGTTTTGCAGactcttctgggggggggggtgctcatgCCCGGGGGCTTACTTCTGTTAAGAGGCCGTGCATTAGAGACTAACGTGACCTCGGGGATGAAATCGGCATCCCAACTGTTGCAGTCGAAGCTTCCTGAAAGTCCTCCTCGGCGGGTGGATCGGGCTCGCTGCGGCGTCCATCTGCACAATGGAATCCTGGGAAATTTGACATGCTCACGCTGAACAACGTGGCATTACATTAACGtaaactgtttttttgttggttttttttttttagcatgttTGCGCCTGCCTGGCTATTTATAAAGTTATTCTATAAACTTTGGCAGAACCCTTGAGTAAGTAATTGAGGCCAGCAAGAAGCCCTCTGTGTTTTCGGAGGCCTGATGTTGCTAACCCCCCGCAGGCCTGTAAATGCAGATTAATGAGGAAGCACGTTCTGGGTCGTTAGGGCTTAACTCGAGTTGCGGAAAAATATGCCTGAATGTGAATTCCTAGAAGATAATTGtaagatttatttaaaagacGGATTAACTTGCTGTTTTCCGACTTTGAATAGATTCTGTTTGCTGGGAATAAAGAGCAACGCTGGCCCGACTCTTTATTCAAACCCACGCGAACCCACCAAAACACATTTTACAAGGGATAAAAATCTCCTCTGCCCGTTGcctttaacacacacgcacgtgcgcgcacacacacacacgcacacacctgccaCCTCCTCTTTCAATTTGAGCATCCTGACATTTAGAGGGGAACAGATGGGGACCGCGGCCGGCTCGGTCCAGCCACAGGCAGCAATGGAAATACGATGTATCGAGCAAGAGCCGTCTGGTGGCGTGACCAGCTGCCCCTGGCCTCCGAAAAGACACGTGGAGACGGTGCGCTGCTGCCCACCACAACTAGCGGCCGATTGTGCCCCACCCATACGGGCGATACCGTCTGTCCATACTGTCCATCTTCTTGTCCCCCAAACGCTAACACGGGGGAGACTAGAGCAACAAAGTAGCTCTGCATGGTTTTGgggaggttttctttttaaagtccaTGCATATTTATTAGTCTCTTCCCACAGACAGCCAGGAAAACAACTACAGCACAACAGCTGGCCGAGACTGTGAGCGAGAGGAGTttgttcgccccccccccaggtagcCGCACAATGTGTTTGTTGCACATTTTTGCGGATGCATTGCTCACCATCGGTAGCGTTGGAAAGACTGTGGAGGGCAGTGACTCAGACGCAGATATCTGCTGGTCATCATTACAATATTATTTTACTGACATGTAAAGCAGATATATgagcctgctcaaggtttctccctgttagaGGGATTCTGCTTGTTATTATTCGGGGGTCCATCTTGAATGCCGCGGATGCTGTATGAATATATTTGAATTGAACGGAATGGAATGAGCCTGGAACCGTTCCATCCTATAAAAAGTTCTTCGGACGCTTAGAAAGCACCCCAGTGTCATTCCTGCTTGGTGCAACGTGTTGGAAGTATCACTTTTCtcttaaatataaatatcaaCTCTGACACATCCGTCCAGTTGCATTTCTGTCTACAATACATCAGGTTTTCGAAGGCGCCGTAACATCAGGTTTTCACACCACAGAGCGTCGGGCCTCCCGGCGGCAATTATCTAACCCTGTCCATGCTGATACACAGGCTGAGTCCACTAATCAGTCAGAACTTTGTCTTGACATTCCATTTTCCCTCATATTTCCCACTAATTGGACTATCTCCATTGCCCTTTTACCAAGTGTGAGAGCCTGGGTGAGAAGTGAGCATCTGTAGAGAGGCTCCTGTTACCGGAGCATTAACCCAGACAGATGTTACAATGTCCTGTGTGTTCAGCTTTTATGCCCAAGAGGCTCTTATAGGAggagagagggtggagaggaCATTTGCAGAGCCAAGCTGTTCTCCCCGACATACTCACCCTGAGTCGTGTGTGCGTCTTGTCACCTTGGAAACCTGGCGAGCGTTGAATCACTCTCCGTCCTTTCACGCTCACGATCGGCGCTGCGCATGTGGCTCCGTTCCACCTCCCACTGCGTGGTCTCACACTGTGGTTGAGAGCAGCCTTCTCTTCTCGGGGTAGGGGGGAGCTTTGCGGGgttcctctttcttcccctgCTCGGAGAGTCTGTGGTGGGGGTACGGGGGCGGCTTGCGTCCCCGGCCGCCTTGTGCCGCCGACGGCTTTGCGGATACGGGGCCCGTACGCCCCTGCAACGGTCCGTTGACAGGGTGTGCCGAGGATGGCGGCTCCTCTCTGTGATCACCAGCTGGAAATTGAGTTTCCATGTTGGTGGGTGGGCAGCAGGCAGATGGAGGCTGAAGCCACGGAGACGAAGGTTGACCAACAGATGGGTGGTCACTTTGCAGGTTCTGGTAATGCCGGATTTTGTTCTCGATGATGACAGAAGGGCAGAGTGTGGGGGGTGGCTTAATCTTTGGAGACGGGGGGCAGGACGGAGAGACTCGGATGGAGGTGGAAGGCCCCGGGGAGTGGGGTCGAGAACCGGGGCTGCTGGGGTGATGGAGGTTCACCGTCAGAGGCGATAGACCAGGAGTGGGGGGGCGGACGGGGAGGCTCTTCTGGGGAGCTGGATTAAAGTCCAGATCGGCTTCCAACtgaggaggactggaggaaCGGAGGCTGCCGCCGGGCCGCAGCGGCGCCGCTTGGGAGGTGAAGCGAAGACTCAAAACCCTGTCTGGCGAAAGCCCAGACGCGACCGCGCTGAGGAGCGCGTTTGGTGGCGAAACGCTCCTGCGGTGATGGTCTCTTCGGCCGGATGAACCCGCGGCACTCGGCTTGTCTCCGAGCTCCGAGGGCCTCCGACGGAAACCGCCCACCGTCGCCACGCTGGAACTGGAACCTGAGGGGGAGCTGTCGGCGCCGTCGCCTCCTGCGGCGCTCTGCTGCTCGTCGTCGCTCACGTCGATAGACGAGGTCAGGAAATCGATCTGCTGCACCACCTAGAAAACACGGCGAGAGGTTTGATCGACTGAAACAACAGCTGTCAATGTGGAGCAGTCAGAATGAGGAGAGGTCCATTATGTGCCGACACCTCATCTGTCAAAGATCTTTTTAATTCATCTCAAGAAGCGCAAACCAAGaaaaaggtttttgtttttttttcttggaagGATTTTTGTTGTGACGGTTAAAGACGGAGGAAGATTGTCTCACAGTTCTGCTTGACTTATTCACAGAATTCTGACAGAACAACCTTGGTCTTTCCGAGAAACTGCATCGATTGTCAAAACACGCCCTCCTCTTTCAACTTTGTCCCTCACATATTGACAATACGAGTCCACGCACGTCACGCTTTTATCAATCCAACCCAGCATCACCTCACCCAACTGAAGCAAGAGACATCGAATGGACACCAGAAGACACCATCATTATAAGAAGAATGATTGGATCAATATACTGCCTCGAGGACCGGTGAAAGGAAACCAGAAGTGCAAAGGGGGGCGCTGATATAACAGATGAATATGAGTTTGTTTGTCAGGACGCATGCTGATAAGTTCATCCCGATGATGTCACAAAGATGTCACAGCATTATCTCGGTTATGAAGGAATGAATTAACAGGGAGCCTGGGTTGCAAAATAAAAGACGAGAGTTCGATAGATGTGCTTGTCTTTCAGAGGAGGAGCTAATTAACGAAAGACTTAGTAGGCTGCATAATCTCTCTGCGATTTTGACAGTTTTATGTAATTTATCCGAGTGATGGAGAgcaaaacagaggaaggaggagaatcTAACCAGACTTAAGCGCTGCATTACTGTCATCTTAGCAGCTTAAACCCTCATTCCACCTGGAATTTCCACCATTTATAGTAATCTAAAGCCTCTTCTGCCAGTTGGAGCGCAGTCCTGATATTTCACcattatttttattacattttatatagacaaacacacacacacacgcacacacacacacacacacacaaaatgatgtAGGCCAGACATTGGAGAAAATTACACTGGAAAATGCTTGACCTCTCCCCACCTGCTGTATAATAAATCCTCAGTCCCCGCTGAAACAGATGAATTATTGGTTTGTTCCATGTTTTCCGCTGCCTCCTCGTCAAAGGGTGGCCTGGATTTGTCTCGTTctacctctttttaaaaaaataaaacaaacccaGAGCTACGGGTGAGACATTTTGTGTGACTGAACTGCCGCGCACATACTGTATTCCCGTCGAGTGACTTCGGGCAGGGGCCGCTTGTTAACGTCACAAatcaaaggagatcaaagagaaaagggTCCTGGTTTACTCCCATGAGTGACTCTTAAAAACAATGTTTCGCGACCCTTCTAGTCATACTCGACGCTAACCGTTCTACCTCCCGAGTTGTGTTGTGGTGCTTTAATGCACTTTAAAGATTTCTTTTTATCACAGGGATTGATTATTAAATAAGACCCGGGGTTACTGCTCATGCAACAGAATGATAAAACAAGGCTTTGAAATAAATATGTCTTCAGTGTGCCTTTGATCTGTCACTCTGTTATGAAAATTTGCCATTTTCTTTCCCACTGTTCCTCGCTCCTCATCGTTTCGTATAACCAACACGCTCCGTCACCAGCGTGATATTCACGATGTCACGTAGAAGACAAGATGGTAAAGTCACCGCGTTGGCTTTTGGAGACCCCAGAGATTCAGATGGGTCGGCCAGAGGTGAGGCGAACGCGTCACAGCAGCGCGAGGCACAAGAGGCCTGGATGGCGATTATTAAAAGCATCAGGCTCCATCCAGCTGTGCCTGGAGCTGACTCGTCCATGAGGAGGTAGATTAGAGGCGAGATgagagggggggtgagagagaagcaggagagAAGGTGGCTGCCTCACCCATTGTCACAGCCTGTTCTCAGCTGCCTCTACATCATGCAAATGGGACTTAACTAGCATGTCAGGCGCTCCTACAAAGGTTCGCAAAAGAGCTGGAGGCTGGACGCCGAGGAGGCTTTGAGAAGCAGCCGAATGGGGCGGATTCCTGCAAACCCGCTGCTGTCTTTCCAATGCTCGTTCAATTCTGCTGAGGACGTGCATTTGTGTCGGGCACTGTTACAACCACCTCCAGCCCTTATCATTTTCTTCTAAGACGGATGTTTGTTGCACAAGGAAATAAACGAGAGAGGATATAAATAGTTTCTCATCCCAGGTTGTGTTACAGAAAAGAGTGAAAGGTCAGCTGTTTGTGGGAAACATCAATAAAAGCCATTTAGAATCTTTGTTCCGGTCTTTCCTGTAGAGTTGAATGAAATTCAACACCTTACctctctcatttcctgctgGACGTCCCTCAGCGCACGAAGAACCTGCTCCAGGTTGTCCACCACTCTCTTGATCTGATTTCTAACCACCTTCCCGCTGCAGCC encodes:
- the LOC115247236 gene encoding uncharacterized protein, which encodes MFSDSGAPAPGEQKSFKHHTPHFIPWLRNSLKPQHDSDLGLNGPYKSGSEAPGHLTPLERAKGIGLFSIQGKEKKKGELRLNGVGMARILPVVLRGHHILPGGLGKQKQDRASKWSQPPELPADLVAGDLQQGLSDNSTSAPEHNSSLLQAQNHGTGTSTYGPLVGAPPAASPEDPERKATDVEEPKVNVWDYGSSTNYRQRELHSSSWIGSDRRGLTEHSLTSSFGRIQQKSRKSQSQRDLREPPVEGLSRPLNGVVLSTGVSERGFNCAATLRGPRKPRTNSEYAGILGPNQTRVQCRPTADRALQVKEVGCSGKVVRNQIKRVVDNLEQVLRALRDVQQEMREVVQQIDFLTSSIDVSDDEQQSAAGGDGADSSPSGSSSSVATVGGFRRRPSELGDKPSAAGSSGRRDHHRRSVSPPNALLSAVASGLSPDRVLSLRFTSQAAPLRPGGSLRSSSPPQLEADLDFNPAPQKSLPVRPPTPGLSPLTVNLHHPSSPGSRPHSPGPSTSIRVSPSCPPSPKIKPPPTLCPSVIIENKIRHYQNLQSDHPSVGQPSSPWLQPPSACCPPTNMETQFPAGDHREEPPSSAHPVNGPLQGRTGPVSAKPSAAQGGRGRKPPPYPHHRLSEQGKKEEPRKAPPYPEKRRLLSTTV
- the mydgf gene encoding myeloid-derived growth factor — its product is MAIHNYLFAVRLAFVVALAFLPADVSAESTKTVELDIRPGGTVYTFTEGIKDYECTFTYASQGGTNEQWMMSVGLSDDDRLFSCSVWRPKGKSYLFFTQFKAELKGAKIEYANAYSQTSAAGQGDVQLNPEEFTVGETTVTQKDGKFRAQLAKLTVIGRTQHDEL